The Solibacillus sp. FSL R7-0668 genome includes the window TAAATAGCCAGTAGGTAAAAATTGTAAAATTACAGGGATACCGATCACGACAAGCGGTGCTGTTTCACCAATTGCACGAGATAGCGCTAAAATACTCCCTGTTAATATTCCTGGAATCGCCCCCGGTAACACCACACGGACAATTGTTTGCCATTTTGTTGCGCCCATGCCATATGAGGCTTCACGCTGCTCTTTTGGTACTGCACGAATCGCTTCCTGAGACGCAACAATGATTACTGGCAAAATTAATAGGCTCATCGTTAAACCAGCCGCTAAAATACTTTTATCGAATCCAAACAGACGTACAAAAATTGTTAAACCAAGTAAACCAAATACAATGGAAGGTACACCGGCTAAATTGGAGATATTGATACGGATAAAATCATTCAATTTATTTTGCTTTGCGTACTCCTCTAAATAAATCGCGGTACTCACCCCTAAAATAATCGATACGGGCGCGACGACACTCATCAACCATAATGAACCAATAAGTGCCGCCTTAATCCCAGCGTTTTCTGGAATACGGGATGCAAAGCTCGTTAAAAATTGCATATCAAAATGACTAACACCTTGCGATATAATTCGGCCAAGTAGCATTGCCAATGAAATCAGCGCAAAGCTTGTCGCTAAAATAAAGATAAACTTCCATATTTTATTAGCCGAAAGTCGTTTCGACATACGTTTCATTACTACATCTTCTTGAATATAGCGCATGTTAATACTCCTCTCGGAAGCGTTTTGAAATATACGTTGCTAGTAAATTCATCGTTAATGTAAAGATGAATAATGTAAAGCCTACTGCGTAAATAGAATAATAAATTGTCGTTCCATAACCAGCATCACCTGTCGTTACTTGAACAATATAAGCCGTCATTGTTTGAATCGAATCGGTAAAGCCAAAATCAAATTTCGGTGTCGATCCACCCGCTAGTGATACGATCATTGTTTCACCAATTGCACGAGAAATTCCAAGTACAACCGAAGCAACAATTCCGGATAATGCAGCAGGTAATACGACTTTTATCGCCACTTCAAATTTCGTTGCGCCTAATCCAAGTGCGCCTTCACGAATCGAGCGTGGCACCGAGCTCATGGCATCCTCTGACATCGACGTAATCATTGGTAAAATCATCACGCCGACAACAATTCCCGGACTAATTGCATTAAAGATTTTTAAATTTGGAATAATGACTTGTAATATCGGAGTAATGAAGGTTAATGCGAAAAATCCATAGACAATTGTAGGTACCCCTGCAAGCACCTCTAAAATTGGCTTTACAACTTTACGAACACGCTCCGAAGCATATTCACTTAAATAAATCGCTGCTCCTAAACCAAATGGCACTGCCACAAGAATCGCGATACCAGTCACTTTTAATGTGCCTAATATTAATGGCAAAATCCCGTACAATGGCTCTTTCCCTGAAAACGGTAGCCACTCCTTACCAAATAAATAATCGGTAATCGATACACGCGTAAAGAATTCAATTGTTTCAAAAATAAGTGTAAAAACAATTCCAAATGTTGTTAATACCGAAATCGTAGCAGCTAAAAATAATAGCACCGGTACGCATTTCTCAATGATTTTTTTTCCTTTGCGATTGCGTGCCTGTTCAATTAACTGCTGAACATTTGGTCGCTCTTGTTGTTTGAGCGTCATAGGAAAACCCCTTCCACAAATAAATAAAAATCGTGTATGGTGCGAGGCCCACACACGATAGATGTTAAATTACTTTAAGCCTTCTAATACTTTTAAGCTTTCTTCGTACTTTTCAGCAGGTAAGCTTACATAGCCTACAACCTCGGCCATTGCACCAGCATTTTCTAAAGAGAATTTCATGAAGTCATATGCTGCTTCACTATCTTTTAAGGCACTGTTTTTCACGTAAACGAATAATGGACGTGATAATGGTGAATATTCACCTGATTCAATTGTTTCGTTTGTTGGCTCAACACCGTCTACTGAAACAACTTGTAATTTATCTTTATTTTCTAAGTAGTATGCATAACCAAAGTAACCAATTGCGTTGACATCACCTGTTACACCTTGTACTAACACATTATCATCTTCTGAAAGCATCGCGTCTTTTGCGATATCTTCCCCATCTAAGATTACTTCATCAAAGTAATCATACGTACCTGAGTCTGCACCTGGTGAGTAATAAACAATTTCTTCTGCTGGCCAAGATGGATCAATATCCGACCATTTTTTCTTCGTGCCATCTTCAATCCAAATTTTCTTTAATTGATCTACTGTTAAGTTTTTCGCCCATGTGTTGTCTGGGTGAACAACAACCGATAATCCATCATAAGCTAATTCGAATTCTGTATAGTCAACGCCTGCATTTTTTAATTCTTCTGCTTCTGTATCTTTAATTGGACGTGAAGCATTCGAGAAATCTGTTTCACCATTGATGAATTTTTCGAAACCGCCGCCTGTACCAGATACACCAACTGCTACACGTACATCTTTTTGTACCGCTGCATATTCTTCAACTAATGCTTCTGTAATTGGTGCTACTGTTGATGAGCCATCACCTACTACATTGCCTGTTAATTGTGCCGCACCAGACTCAGCTTGCTCTGTATTTTTATCAGCAGATGTTGTTGAAGCATCTTCACTATCTCCACATGCCGCTAAAAATAATGCCGATCCTAGTAATGCTGTTGATGTTAAGTACTGCCACTTTTTCATTTAATTTTCCTCCGCTTGTATAAAGAATTGTTTTTCTTACAATTCAAACTATAAAGCGAGTTTATTGAGTTCATATATTCGATTGGTAAAAGGAATGTAAAGCATTGTAAAGAAAAAAGACAATTTGCAAATTTTTTTAGCAAATTGTCTTAATTCCTTCATTAATCTTCGGTTATTGTAAATATTTTAATAGATTGTAATGAGGCAAATTACCTCGTACGATTACTGAACCTTTTTTACGTCTTTTATATCCATCAGCTTTACTTCGTGTTTTGTGCTAGTAGATGCCGCCTTTTTTGTTTTGACGGTATGTACATGGAGAACAATCGTTTTAGCATCTCGGTTATTCGCATAGCCTTCAAATGAAGCATTATAAAAAATCGTACCGTCCCGTAATGTAACAGTTGCCTTTTTTGCAGCGGTTAATTCTCTATAAAATGAATAGGCCTGCAGATTACGCTCGCGTTCAGCACGCACAAGCCTCGGCTCTAGTACATATAATAGTCCTTCGAAAATTGCGACATAAATAAGCGTCATTAAGATGATTAACCAAACGGGCATATCCATGACCGCTAAAATAACAGCATTACTTAGTGCACCTACAATAACAATGCCTTGCATTACCTTTTTACGCATAATACGCTCCTTGAAAAAGCTCCTGCAGTCGATTCACTACAGGAGCGTTATGATTTATTTTATTCCGTAACTTTTTCTACTGCTTCATCTTCTGATAATTTTTCATCTGAATCTTTAATAATAGGTTTATCTACTTTGCTAGCAGAAAGGCCTTGTTCTGCATAGTTGCCCTTCAATTCAAAGTAAGCATCTAATAGTTCCCTTGCAGTTACATTGGCATGTGCTAAATAGTTACTATTACTAAAATTCGTCGTTGCCCATGGATAGATTACGGCATACGCAATTTCAGGATCTTCAAATGGAGCATAGCCTACGTTAACAATATTAATTGTATCCGTCCCATATTTTTCTTTTTGAGGACCATAATAAACTACTTGGGCCGTACCTGTTTTACCAGCCGCTGTGTATTTGGCATCCGCAAACTGTCTACGTGCCGATCCATTTGAACCATTGAAAACGCGGCGTAAGCCTTCTTGTACTTGTGCAATTTCTTTCTCACTATTTTCAATTTTATTTAAAATCGTTGGTGTCACTTCATCTACTAATTGTCCAAGATTTTCACCATCTGGAGACGGATTACGAATTTCTTTTAGCATACGTGGCTGAATACGATACCCACCATTTGCAATCGTCGAAATATATTGTGCTAATTGCATCGTTGTATACGTATCGAACTGACCAATTGCTAAGTTTAGTAATTTGACATCGGTATCTGGGTCAGCTTGATAACCAATCGCTTCACCAGGTAAATCAATACCTGTAGGCACACCTAAGCCAAATTGTGCATATTCATTCCGCATTGTTTGCAGGGTACCCTTCTCTAAACTAAAGCGTGCGCCTGGAGAATAGGTACGTCCCCCCATTGCCATTGCAATTTTAAACATATAAACGTTTGAAGAACGCTCCAATGCCGTTAAATCATCTAATATGACACTGCCTGTTTTGTTGAATAATGAGTTTAGTGTAATATTCCCGATACGCATAGGTGCATCGAGCATTCTTGTACCCGGCTTGATTACCTCTTCATTATAGCCCATCAATACCGTAGCAGCCTTGACAGCAGAGCCCGCCTCGTAAGCTGTTGTAAAGGTTCCATAAGAATAGTCGACAATGTATGGCTTGCCTGTTTCTTTGTCTTTTTCGATTTTCTTGCCGACTACGGAAAGCAGTTCACCAGTTTTAGGATTCATAGCAACTAAAAAGCCACGATCTAATAAATCCGAGCCCCCTCTAGATTTTAACTCTAATAACTGGGTCTCTAAAATTTCTTCTGCTTTCTTTTGTAAATCATTATCAATCGTTGTTACTAAATCTTTCCCTGGCTCCCCATCAAAGGTTGTCATCGTCTCGACAACTTGGCCCTTTTTGTTCGTCAAGTTTTTAACAACCGATTTTTCACCTTGTAAAATTTCTTCGTATTGTGCCTCAAAATAAGATTCCCCAACACGATCATTTCGAGAATAATCACGTGCTAAATAGTGATTGAGCTGTGATTTAGGAACCCCTTTACTTGGGACTGTCGTACGTCCTAAAATAGCGAGTGGCGATAAGCGAACACGTTTCCAATCCGTTGTCGTATTCACACCTGGTAAATCAGCTAGCTGCTCGGAAACACGGGCAAACTCTTCATCTGTTACATTTTCACCTTTAATAATTTGAGGGGATAAATTGTACCCCGTCGTCATTTCACGATAAATCGCTAACACTTCTAAATCAAAATCAGATAGTTGCGCTAGTTCTGCATCGGTAATACGCTCACGAATACGGCGATCATATTCTTGATTGATTTCTTTTGTTTCCATTTCTTCATTTTGATTGCGGTATTCCGTCATTTCTTCTTCGGTTACTTTCGCCTTGGCATCTTCATTATTACGTAAAATCCAGAAATCCTGCTTATCACGATAGGTCACCTTATCAGTAGGCTGATCTATTAATTGGGCAAGATTTTCTGCTATTTCTAGCATCTCAGCGGATTTTGTCGTTTGCATTTTTGTGTAGGTAATCGCATTTTCAGGCTGATTGTCTACTAAAATTCGTCCATAGCGGTCAAAAATTCGTCCGCGCGGTACACTTGTATTGACCCGTACTTCCTCTTTACGTTCCAATTCAAGTACATAATCTTCTCCCTTAACAATTTGAATATAGCCTAAACGAAAAATTAACAGGGAAAATAGGATAAATATCGAAAAGAAAAGGACGTTCATCCGAAATGTTAGGCTAGCACGCTGTTGCGCTTTTGGATTCGGCTTACGATTTTGCGTTATTTTCCGCAAAAGAAACACCCCTTTCTTAGTTATGTATTAGCTATTGAATACTTAGTCATACCTTTAAGTATAACATCCGAAACAGCTTGAAAAAAGAGTGGACTTTACAATTATTCACCTTTTAGACGGAGGGGAAAAAGAAAAGTTTCCTTTTTCATTCAACTTACGCGAAAATAGAACTTAAGAGGTGGTACGTTTGAATACTTTAGCCGTTGGATTTGGCGGTGCGCTCGGTGCGATGACACGCTATTTATTGAGTGAGCTTATTCCAGTAAATACGGGCTTTCCCTTTTTGACCATGTCTATAAATTGGACAGGTAGCTTGTTATTCGCCCTATTATTTTTAATCTTACCGAAAAAAATAGAATGGTTAAAGCTAGGGGCAACGACAGGCTTTTTAGGTGGCTTTACGACATTTTCTACTTTTAGCGTGGAAGCACTTCAGCTATTGGAGCAGCAAGCATATATTTTCGCATTACTCTATATTGTCGCAAGTTCAGTTGGTTCGATTGCCTGCTGCTATATGGCCTATTATTTTACTAAAAAGGTTGTGAATTAATGATGATCGCAGTCGCAATCGGTGGCTTTTTTGGGGCAATCCTGCGCTTTCAACTGAG containing:
- the pstA gene encoding phosphate ABC transporter permease PstA, with protein sequence MRYIQEDVVMKRMSKRLSANKIWKFIFILATSFALISLAMLLGRIISQGVSHFDMQFLTSFASRIPENAGIKAALIGSLWLMSVVAPVSIILGVSTAIYLEEYAKQNKLNDFIRINISNLAGVPSIVFGLLGLTIFVRLFGFDKSILAAGLTMSLLILPVIIVASQEAIRAVPKEQREASYGMGATKWQTIVRVVLPGAIPGILTGSILALSRAIGETAPLVVIGIPVILQFLPTGYLDTFTALPMQIFDWAKRPQEAFQYVASAGIIVLMLVLLTMNSIAIFIRNKFQKRY
- the pstC gene encoding phosphate ABC transporter permease subunit PstC, whose protein sequence is MTLKQQERPNVQQLIEQARNRKGKKIIEKCVPVLLFLAATISVLTTFGIVFTLIFETIEFFTRVSITDYLFGKEWLPFSGKEPLYGILPLILGTLKVTGIAILVAVPFGLGAAIYLSEYASERVRKVVKPILEVLAGVPTIVYGFFALTFITPILQVIIPNLKIFNAISPGIVVGVMILPMITSMSEDAMSSVPRSIREGALGLGATKFEVAIKVVLPAALSGIVASVVLGISRAIGETMIVSLAGGSTPKFDFGFTDSIQTMTAYIVQVTTGDAGYGTTIYYSIYAVGFTLFIFTLTMNLLATYISKRFREEY
- a CDS encoding PstS family phosphate ABC transporter substrate-binding protein, translated to MKKWQYLTSTALLGSALFLAACGDSEDASTTSADKNTEQAESGAAQLTGNVVGDGSSTVAPITEALVEEYAAVQKDVRVAVGVSGTGGGFEKFINGETDFSNASRPIKDTEAEELKNAGVDYTEFELAYDGLSVVVHPDNTWAKNLTVDQLKKIWIEDGTKKKWSDIDPSWPAEEIVYYSPGADSGTYDYFDEVILDGEDIAKDAMLSEDDNVLVQGVTGDVNAIGYFGYAYYLENKDKLQVVSVDGVEPTNETIESGEYSPLSRPLFVYVKNSALKDSEAAYDFMKFSLENAGAMAEVVGYVSLPAEKYEESLKVLEGLK
- a CDS encoding response regulator — encoded protein: MRKKVMQGIVIVGALSNAVILAVMDMPVWLIILMTLIYVAIFEGLLYVLEPRLVRAERERNLQAYSFYRELTAAKKATVTLRDGTIFYNASFEGYANNRDAKTIVLHVHTVKTKKAASTSTKHEVKLMDIKDVKKVQ
- a CDS encoding peptidoglycan D,D-transpeptidase FtsI family protein, translating into MRKITQNRKPNPKAQQRASLTFRMNVLFFSIFILFSLLIFRLGYIQIVKGEDYVLELERKEEVRVNTSVPRGRIFDRYGRILVDNQPENAITYTKMQTTKSAEMLEIAENLAQLIDQPTDKVTYRDKQDFWILRNNEDAKAKVTEEEMTEYRNQNEEMETKEINQEYDRRIRERITDAELAQLSDFDLEVLAIYREMTTGYNLSPQIIKGENVTDEEFARVSEQLADLPGVNTTTDWKRVRLSPLAILGRTTVPSKGVPKSQLNHYLARDYSRNDRVGESYFEAQYEEILQGEKSVVKNLTNKKGQVVETMTTFDGEPGKDLVTTIDNDLQKKAEEILETQLLELKSRGGSDLLDRGFLVAMNPKTGELLSVVGKKIEKDKETGKPYIVDYSYGTFTTAYEAGSAVKAATVLMGYNEEVIKPGTRMLDAPMRIGNITLNSLFNKTGSVILDDLTALERSSNVYMFKIAMAMGGRTYSPGARFSLEKGTLQTMRNEYAQFGLGVPTGIDLPGEAIGYQADPDTDVKLLNLAIGQFDTYTTMQLAQYISTIANGGYRIQPRMLKEIRNPSPDGENLGQLVDEVTPTILNKIENSEKEIAQVQEGLRRVFNGSNGSARRQFADAKYTAAGKTGTAQVVYYGPQKEKYGTDTINIVNVGYAPFEDPEIAYAVIYPWATTNFSNSNYLAHANVTARELLDAYFELKGNYAEQGLSASKVDKPIIKDSDEKLSEDEAVEKVTE
- a CDS encoding fluoride efflux transporter FluC; its protein translation is MNTLAVGFGGALGAMTRYLLSELIPVNTGFPFLTMSINWTGSLLFALLFLILPKKIEWLKLGATTGFLGGFTTFSTFSVEALQLLEQQAYIFALLYIVASSVGSIACCYMAYYFTKKVVN